The following is a genomic window from Alkaliphilus sp. B6464.
CCAACGGCTTTCCTGCCACCTTTATTACCATCTGCTTATGCTTTGGATTATCTGGATTAACTACCTCTAGTACCTCTACATCTACTATTTTGGATAAATCATCTATTAATAGATTTCTTTTATCTCTTAAATCGTTGGCACTGCTGCCATCTGCTTCAGCTCTAAGTATTTGGTCGTTAAGTTGAGCTATTTGCTTGCCATACGTATTAATAGAAGATACCATAGAATTAACTTCAAAGTTAAGGTCTACTGCCATCTTCTCTAGCTGATTATACATATGATTAATTGAGTTAGTAAATGTAATTGCCCTTTGTCTAACTAGTGTTCTAGTAGTTATATTATCTGGATTTTTACTAAGCTCTTGAAAAGATTCAAAAAGCTGGTCTATCACCTTACTTATACCTGTATCCGAAGGTTCGTTCATTATAGATTCAATAAAAGATAGCCCATCTGCCTTTGCATTCCAAAATCCTAGTGCACTAGCTTCGTCTCTATATTTATAATCAAGAAATTCGTTTCTTAATTGATGTATTGCAGTAGTATCTACCCCTGTACCTAACATACCTTGTCCACCATATAGCCTCATTGGGGTACTTGCAGTTTGCTCTAGCCTTTGTCTGGTATAGCCTCTTGTATTAATGTTTGCAAGATTATGCCCTGTTATATCTAATGCTCTTTGAGCGGCAAAAAGTCCTGATCTTGCAGAGTTAAAGCCTGAAAATGTTGATCTCATATTGTACCTCCCCTATACTCGCATATCAAAAAAATTGATAGGCTTTACTTCTTTATTTTCTGAAGCATTACTACTATATCGATTACCTTCCTCTGGTGAATGGGTAAGCATTTCTAAATTAAAATTAATATACTGCAAGCTCTGGTTAATGAGCTTCTCATTACCTTCATTAACCACCTTTAAGTCAGCAATAGTTTCTAATAGATTATTTCTAAGCTGATCAATCTTATTCCCAGCATCTTCTTCAACAAAAAGAATTAGCTCAGAAACAGTAGTTATAGCTTCTACATTTAACTCTTCAGCAATATTAGTTAGAATGGATCGTCTAATTTTTTCAAAGGTACCCATATTCATAATATACTGCTGTTCTTTTTTTGTAATATCTTCTAATACTTTAATATCTCCTGCAACTATAACCTTAGTCTTTTCTTCTGCTAATTTTAGAACTTGAGTATATAGATCAGTTTCTTTTATTAAGGCATCCTTCAATTGTTCAATAGACTTCATATTTTTATCACCCCTAAAACAGAGTTTTGCTTTATATTTTTATATTTTTATATCTTTCTATCAACAATAACGCTTTCTATAATTTTATCTGCTATTTCCTCACCTGTTACGTTATAGCTTCCTTGTTTAATCTTATCCTTTAATTCACCAACTAGATCTTCTCTAACCTCTGGTAAGTTTTTAAAAGCTTTCATAGCAATTTGATATTCCTTTGCTCTATCTGAAAGTTGTAATTCATCTTTTGGTCTTTCTACACCCTTTGTATTCCCAAGTTTTTCTGTGGTCTTGTTATTATATATCTGCATAGCCTTATTTACATTAGGGTTATTAAAAATCTTCATAAAAAAACACCTCAACTTTTCCGATTTAATTCTCATTAATATTATCGGTAATGTTGAGATGTTTCTTTAGTTTATTTAATTTATTTAAATTTTTTCCTGATTTCTGCTGTGTGCATTTTCGTATCTAGTTTACCTAAGTCATTTATTTTTGGTTGTTCTGCTTTAGGTTTTAATACAGCAGTAAACTCTTTCTTCATACTAATTATACATGGGTCGCAAAATCTACCTGAACGTATTGGTGCTCCACATCGTTCACAATCTAACAAAAGATTATCTTCTTCTCTAATTTCAATTCTACTTTCTCTCAAATACCTCAGAATTTTCTTTTCATCTACGCCTGTTTCTTCCGATACTTCAACTATAGTTGCGCCTGGATTGTCATATAAATACTCTTTTACTTTTTTGAAATCATCTTCATCACTATTGGCACATCGTGAACATACCTCACTTGCTATATATGCAAATACTCTACCACATTTTTTACAATTTCTTAAGTCCATAAAACCCCTCCTCCACCTTTATTAAAACTTATAATTTAAAGATTGCAAAATCTTAATTACACAATTTTTTTAATCTCTAGCA
Proteins encoded in this region:
- a CDS encoding flagellar protein FlgN, whose protein sequence is MKSIEQLKDALIKETDLYTQVLKLAEEKTKVIVAGDIKVLEDITKKEQQYIMNMGTFEKIRRSILTNIAEELNVEAITTVSELILFVEEDAGNKIDQLRNNLLETIADLKVVNEGNEKLINQSLQYINFNLEMLTHSPEEGNRYSSNASENKEVKPINFFDMRV
- the flgM gene encoding flagellar biosynthesis anti-sigma factor FlgM, giving the protein MKIFNNPNVNKAMQIYNNKTTEKLGNTKGVERPKDELQLSDRAKEYQIAMKAFKNLPEVREDLVGELKDKIKQGSYNVTGEEIADKIIESVIVDRKI
- a CDS encoding TIGR03826 family flagellar region protein; the encoded protein is MDLRNCKKCGRVFAYIASEVCSRCANSDEDDFKKVKEYLYDNPGATIVEVSEETGVDEKKILRYLRESRIEIREEDNLLLDCERCGAPIRSGRFCDPCIISMKKEFTAVLKPKAEQPKINDLGKLDTKMHTAEIRKKFK